Proteins from a single region of Candidatus Saccharibacteria bacterium:
- a CDS encoding FAD-dependent oxidoreductase: MSGKIRDVVMIGAGPSALAAAVYTTREDIDTVLYEKGVIGGLAAITDQVDNYPGFPDGVPGLELADRLQKQAERFGAEIEFGEVSSIRDNGATKIVVVDGEEVEAKTVLIATGSDYSKIGVPGEQEYYGRGVHYCATCDGAFYRDKRLVVVGGGNSGFQEAIFLTRFASHIDLLVRSTVKASEILQHDMQKYVDEGKVTIHLQTETKEIVATDNKITEVKAVKNGEPISFATDGVFVFVGLKPNTQFLEGSGIECDEQGLIKTDSHLSTNIPGIYASGDVRSGATMQVASAVGEGATAALSIREYLDEQKRAA; the protein is encoded by the coding sequence ATGAGCGGAAAAATACGAGACGTTGTTATGATCGGGGCTGGCCCAAGTGCGCTTGCTGCCGCTGTTTATACGACGCGAGAGGATATCGACACGGTACTGTATGAAAAAGGCGTTATTGGCGGCCTAGCGGCAATAACCGATCAAGTCGATAACTACCCTGGTTTTCCAGATGGCGTTCCTGGCCTTGAGTTGGCAGATCGCCTGCAAAAGCAAGCCGAGCGTTTTGGCGCCGAAATTGAATTCGGTGAGGTATCTTCGATCCGCGATAATGGCGCTACTAAAATTGTCGTTGTTGACGGTGAAGAGGTAGAGGCAAAGACAGTGCTTATTGCAACCGGAAGCGACTACAGTAAGATTGGCGTTCCTGGCGAGCAGGAGTATTATGGCCGCGGCGTTCACTACTGTGCAACATGCGACGGAGCCTTCTACCGTGACAAACGACTTGTTGTTGTAGGCGGGGGCAACTCTGGATTTCAAGAGGCGATCTTCCTTACTCGCTTTGCGTCGCATATTGATTTGCTCGTACGCAGCACGGTAAAAGCAAGCGAAATTCTGCAGCATGACATGCAGAAATACGTCGATGAAGGCAAGGTGACAATTCACTTGCAGACGGAAACGAAAGAGATCGTTGCAACGGACAATAAAATTACCGAAGTAAAAGCTGTCAAAAATGGCGAGCCAATCTCGTTTGCAACCGACGGTGTGTTTGTCTTTGTCGGTTTAAAGCCAAATACGCAGTTTCTTGAGGGGAGCGGTATCGAGTGTGACGAGCAGGGGCTTATTAAAACCGACAGCCACTTATCGACGAATATACCCGGTATTTATGCCAGTGGTGATGTTCGAAGTGGGGCAACAATGCAGGTTGCCAGCGCTGTTGGCGAGGGCGCGACAGCCGCGCTTTCGATACGCGAATACCTAGATGAACAAAAACGCGCCGCTTAG
- the cyoB gene encoding cytochrome o ubiquinol oxidase subunit I, whose product MEAFIGRFSLDAFPKDLITQGGAISMVGAVLLIVAALFYFKRWTWLWKEWLTTLDAKKIGIMYAIVAIIMLLRGLADAAMMRAQQALASGDANGIIDSDTFQQVFSAHGTIMIFFVAMGLMFGLINLVLPLMLGARDVAFPFLNSVSFWLFAAGMILVNMSLIVGGFSGGGWLGYPPLTELAYSPGVGVDYWIWALQIAGVGSLLSGINFLVTILKKRAPGMTLMKMPIFAWSVLVTTVLIIFAFPILTATLGMLSLDRLMGMHFFTSDFGGNPMMYINLIWAWGHPEVYILVLPAFGIFSEIVATFSQKKLFGYKTMVGALFAIMFLSFIVWLHHFFTMGAGANVNAFFGIMTMVIAIPTGVKVFNWLFTMYGGRIRFKTPMLWFLGFVITFTLGGVSGVLMAVPAIDFQVHNSLFLVAHFHNVIIGGVVFGFFAGLTYWFPKIFGFTLNERLGKYAVYCWIVGFMVAFLPLYVLGLMGATRRLDHYDNGGWQILFIVAGLGVMIIALGVALQLLQLVVSIWQRKKNRIGNDPWNGRTLEWSVPSPAPFYNYAITPQVHDRDQFWESKRALAEGKKPEKRRYEDITLPKNSGLGFIIGMLAFIFGFGIVWHIWWLAIVGIVGVIICVIARSSDDEVDYILSASELKRLDTMNQREAVV is encoded by the coding sequence ATGGAAGCGTTTATTGGCAGGTTTAGTTTAGACGCGTTTCCGAAAGATCTTATTACGCAAGGTGGCGCTATTTCTATGGTGGGTGCCGTGCTTCTTATTGTGGCGGCACTTTTCTACTTTAAACGTTGGACATGGCTATGGAAAGAATGGTTAACGACGCTCGACGCTAAAAAAATCGGGATTATGTACGCGATTGTAGCGATTATTATGTTGCTTCGTGGTCTTGCCGACGCCGCGATGATGCGTGCTCAGCAGGCGCTTGCCAGCGGTGATGCGAATGGAATAATTGATTCCGACACGTTTCAGCAGGTATTTTCAGCACACGGCACAATAATGATTTTCTTTGTGGCGATGGGGCTGATGTTTGGGCTTATTAACCTTGTGCTACCTCTTATGTTGGGCGCTCGCGACGTTGCGTTTCCGTTTCTTAACTCGGTAAGTTTTTGGCTGTTCGCCGCAGGAATGATTCTTGTTAATATGTCGCTTATTGTCGGTGGTTTTTCGGGTGGCGGATGGCTAGGATATCCTCCACTTACCGAGCTGGCATATAGTCCAGGGGTAGGTGTCGATTATTGGATTTGGGCACTTCAGATTGCTGGAGTGGGAAGCCTGCTTTCAGGAATTAACTTTCTTGTGACAATTCTTAAAAAGCGTGCACCTGGCATGACACTTATGAAAATGCCGATTTTTGCGTGGAGCGTTTTGGTAACGACGGTCCTTATTATATTCGCGTTTCCTATTCTTACTGCAACGCTTGGCATGTTGTCGCTAGACAGGCTTATGGGAATGCACTTCTTTACCTCCGACTTTGGTGGCAACCCAATGATGTATATTAACCTGATATGGGCATGGGGTCACCCAGAAGTCTATATTTTGGTGCTACCAGCTTTTGGTATCTTTTCGGAGATCGTGGCGACATTTTCACAAAAGAAATTGTTTGGCTATAAAACTATGGTTGGTGCGCTATTTGCGATTATGTTCCTGTCGTTTATTGTGTGGCTTCACCACTTCTTTACCATGGGGGCGGGTGCCAATGTTAACGCGTTCTTTGGCATAATGACAATGGTGATCGCCATTCCTACTGGCGTGAAAGTATTTAACTGGCTGTTTACAATGTATGGTGGACGTATTCGGTTTAAGACGCCGATGCTGTGGTTCTTGGGCTTTGTTATTACCTTTACGCTGGGTGGAGTAAGTGGTGTACTTATGGCTGTGCCCGCGATTGATTTTCAGGTTCACAACAGTTTATTCTTGGTTGCGCATTTTCATAATGTGATTATTGGCGGAGTGGTTTTCGGATTCTTTGCCGGGCTGACGTACTGGTTCCCGAAGATATTTGGGTTTACGCTAAACGAACGGCTAGGAAAATATGCGGTATACTGCTGGATCGTTGGCTTTATGGTGGCGTTTTTGCCGCTATATGTGCTTGGTCTTATGGGGGCAACCAGGCGCCTCGATCATTACGACAATGGTGGCTGGCAGATTCTGTTTATTGTTGCGGGCCTTGGCGTTATGATTATTGCGCTTGGTGTCGCACTGCAACTGCTGCAATTAGTAGTAAGTATTTGGCAGCGTAAAAAGAATCGTATCGGAAACGACCCATGGAACGGGCGCACTCTTGAGTGGTCGGTGCCATCGCCAGCGCCATTTTACAACTATGCTATAACTCCGCAAGTGCACGATAGGGATCAGTTTTGGGAGTCAAAGCGCGCCTTAGCTGAAGGTAAAAAACCCGAAAAGAGGCGATACGAAGATATAACGCTTCCTAAAAATAGTGGGCTTGGGTTTATTATTGGCATGCTGGCATTTATCTTTGGCTTTGGAATCGTGTGGCATATATGGTGGTTGGCGATTGTAGGGATTGTCGGTGTTATTATCTGTGTTATCGCTCGCTCGTCTGATGACGAGGTGGACTACATTTTATCTGCTTCCGAACTAAAAAGGCTGGATACGATGAACCAGCGAGAGGCGGTGGTATGA
- a CDS encoding bifunctional (p)ppGpp synthetase/guanosine-3',5'-bis(diphosphate) 3'-pyrophosphohydrolase: MKKRDLLAHATPHYDENDLLELDHAIDFATKAHAGQKRKSGEPYIIHPLSVADTLVDWGMDIDTVLAGVLHDTVEDTDATLETIENLFGRDVAFLVDGVTKVSQARAGMRNLDNYLPQTKDNLSKLLIAVGQDVRVIIIKLADRLHNLSTLQYMPSEKQTKIARESLDVFAPMADRLGMGRVRMQIEELAYSYLDPAEYRRLQNIMRKRLGKSTRKLGAVRSEVEAELKKQKIQGEVNGRVKSIYSLHKKLAKVDGNIDDIYDLMALRVIVDNKDDCYKVLGILHALYQPMIARIKDYIAVPKPNGYQSLHTTVITPSKQIVEFQIRTIAMHDYAERGLAASFHYHEQKSSKDYVKKRETSSNLPAHLQWITQLQEISARLRSGAEISRDQLNIDLFGNRIFVYSPKGDIYNLPEGALPLDFAFLVHSDIGTHAYSFRVNGNIHPFDKPLQNGDVVEVVTRKLSSPKQAWLDLVKTGHAREKLRSQLKKRDVIETLTGAANIIRQKAQRRKK, translated from the coding sequence ATGAAAAAGCGCGACCTACTAGCCCACGCCACTCCACACTACGACGAGAACGATCTTCTCGAGCTCGATCATGCTATCGACTTTGCAACTAAAGCACATGCAGGGCAAAAGCGTAAAAGTGGCGAACCGTATATTATTCACCCTCTTTCTGTTGCGGATACGCTGGTTGATTGGGGTATGGATATTGATACCGTGCTTGCCGGCGTACTTCACGATACCGTCGAAGACACCGACGCCACGCTAGAAACAATCGAGAATCTATTTGGTCGTGACGTCGCATTTTTGGTCGATGGTGTCACAAAGGTCTCGCAGGCCCGGGCTGGAATGCGCAATCTCGATAATTATCTTCCGCAGACAAAAGACAACCTGTCAAAGCTTCTGATTGCCGTTGGGCAGGACGTGCGCGTTATCATTATTAAACTAGCAGACCGTCTTCATAATCTTTCGACACTTCAATACATGCCGTCCGAAAAGCAAACCAAAATAGCACGCGAAAGCCTCGATGTATTCGCGCCAATGGCCGACCGCTTGGGAATGGGACGTGTGCGCATGCAAATCGAGGAGCTTGCCTATAGCTACCTCGATCCTGCAGAGTACCGACGCTTGCAAAATATCATGCGCAAGCGTCTTGGCAAAAGCACGCGAAAACTCGGGGCCGTTCGCTCCGAAGTAGAGGCCGAGCTGAAAAAGCAAAAAATTCAAGGCGAAGTTAACGGGCGGGTTAAAAGTATCTACAGTCTCCACAAAAAGCTCGCCAAAGTCGATGGCAATATCGATGATATCTACGATCTAATGGCGCTTCGGGTTATCGTTGACAATAAAGACGATTGCTACAAAGTGCTTGGCATTCTTCACGCGCTTTACCAGCCTATGATTGCGCGAATCAAGGATTACATTGCCGTTCCTAAACCCAACGGCTATCAAAGCCTCCATACTACAGTTATTACCCCAAGCAAGCAGATCGTAGAGTTTCAAATTCGCACCATTGCAATGCACGACTATGCCGAGCGGGGTCTTGCGGCAAGTTTTCATTATCATGAACAAAAATCATCAAAAGATTATGTTAAAAAACGAGAAACTTCCTCGAATCTACCGGCGCATCTTCAATGGATTACGCAGCTACAAGAAATCTCTGCTCGCCTGCGTTCTGGCGCCGAGATTTCGCGCGATCAGCTAAATATTGACCTATTCGGCAACCGCATTTTCGTTTACTCACCGAAGGGCGACATCTACAACCTTCCCGAAGGCGCATTGCCTCTCGATTTTGCATTTCTCGTGCACAGCGACATTGGTACCCACGCCTACAGCTTCCGTGTTAACGGCAATATCCATCCTTTCGATAAACCGCTGCAAAACGGCGACGTGGTCGAAGTTGTCACCCGCAAACTTTCATCACCAAAACAGGCGTGGCTCGATCTCGTAAAGACAGGGCACGCTCGCGAAAAGCTACGCTCACAACTTAAAAAACGTGACGTCATAGAAACACTCACAGGCGCTGCCAACATTATTCGTCAAAAAGCCCAGCGTCGAAAAAAATAA
- the cyoC gene encoding cytochrome o ubiquinol oxidase subunit III yields the protein MSKNMKISEAVAESQAQQEIKSLGFWIYLMTDCILFASLFATYIVLQRGTFGGPGSHELFDLQFVLVETLLLLTSSFVCGLTMLAVRVGRKSHVIGGLIATFLLGAAFLGMELSEFATLAAEGHGWWSSAFLSAFFTLVGTHGLHIAIGLLWIGVLVWQIKRRGLTDGVVRRLGLFGLFWHFLDVIWIFIFTIVYLMGVL from the coding sequence ATGAGTAAAAACATGAAGATATCTGAGGCGGTAGCAGAATCCCAAGCTCAGCAAGAAATTAAGTCGTTAGGTTTTTGGATATACCTAATGACGGACTGCATTTTATTCGCAAGTTTGTTCGCGACATATATTGTTTTGCAGCGTGGCACATTTGGCGGGCCAGGTAGTCACGAACTATTCGATTTACAGTTTGTGCTGGTTGAAACTTTGTTGTTACTGACGAGTAGCTTTGTGTGCGGATTGACAATGCTTGCCGTTCGAGTAGGAAGAAAGAGTCATGTTATCGGTGGCTTGATAGCGACATTTCTTTTAGGTGCTGCATTCCTCGGCATGGAGCTTAGCGAGTTCGCGACTTTGGCGGCCGAAGGTCATGGATGGTGGTCGAGTGCGTTCTTGTCTGCATTCTTTACGCTAGTGGGAACGCACGGACTTCATATTGCTATTGGCTTGCTTTGGATCGGTGTGTTGGTATGGCAAATAAAGCGCAGAGGCTTAACCGATGGCGTTGTGCGGCGACTGGGTCTCTTCGGTCTGTTCTGGCACTTCCTTGATGTTATTTGGATATTTATCTTCACGATTGTCTATCTGATGGGGGTACTATAA
- a CDS encoding FAD-dependent oxidoreductase — protein MNITIVGGGFGGVKAALELSKNRKNTITLITDKPDFQYYPALYSAATGYSHLESWVPLGEIFAGKMNIHVHIDTVVAIDPAKKNVTGKSGQIYDYDKCIMALGVVTTYFGIKGLDTYSYGIKSADEIKRLKHRIYTDIAEHHTLDKHYVVIGAGPTGVELAGALGTYLKQLCHRYGVKDRAMRVTLIEAAPRVLPRMSERTSQKVTERLKRLGVNVLVGTTVKAEDDDEIFIGNKSIKSHTVIWTSGVMNHPFYKENSDHFKLAPNGRVEVNQHMLAAKDVYVIGDNAATPYTGLAQTALHDAIFVARNILRQQKKRKPKEYHAVKPPVVVPVGEGWAAFEWKFIFLYGRLGSLLRRAADFVGYSDILPIGQALGVWHATTIKEDDYFTPSSPDSSASK, from the coding sequence ATGAATATTACAATTGTTGGCGGTGGGTTTGGCGGCGTTAAGGCGGCTTTAGAGTTGTCGAAAAATCGCAAAAACACAATAACGCTCATAACAGATAAACCGGATTTTCAGTATTATCCCGCGCTGTATAGCGCAGCAACAGGCTATAGCCATCTTGAATCGTGGGTGCCGCTAGGCGAGATTTTTGCTGGCAAAATGAATATTCACGTTCATATTGATACGGTCGTGGCGATCGACCCAGCTAAGAAAAATGTCACTGGCAAGTCGGGGCAAATATACGATTACGATAAATGTATTATGGCGCTGGGTGTTGTAACGACGTACTTTGGCATAAAAGGGCTCGACACGTATTCGTATGGAATAAAATCAGCAGATGAAATTAAGCGCCTAAAACACCGTATCTATACTGATATTGCCGAACATCATACGCTCGATAAGCATTATGTTGTTATTGGGGCCGGTCCTACGGGTGTTGAGCTTGCTGGAGCGCTGGGCACTTATTTGAAGCAACTTTGTCATAGATATGGCGTAAAAGACAGAGCTATGCGCGTGACGTTGATTGAAGCGGCGCCTAGGGTGCTGCCGCGCATGTCCGAGAGGACGAGCCAAAAAGTTACTGAGCGCCTAAAGAGGCTCGGGGTGAACGTGCTTGTGGGAACGACCGTTAAGGCCGAAGACGACGACGAGATTTTTATTGGCAATAAATCGATAAAAAGTCATACGGTAATATGGACATCGGGTGTTATGAACCACCCATTCTACAAGGAAAATAGTGACCATTTTAAGCTTGCGCCCAATGGCCGCGTAGAAGTAAACCAGCACATGCTTGCTGCTAAAGATGTTTACGTGATTGGTGATAACGCGGCAACACCGTACACGGGACTGGCGCAAACTGCCCTGCATGATGCGATTTTTGTTGCACGAAATATCTTGCGCCAACAAAAGAAACGCAAGCCAAAAGAATATCACGCAGTAAAACCTCCTGTTGTTGTGCCCGTTGGTGAGGGCTGGGCGGCGTTTGAGTGGAAGTTTATATTTTTGTATGGACGTTTGGGGTCGCTACTACGTCGTGCGGCAGATTTTGTTGGCTATTCGGATATCTTGCCAATTGGCCAGGCGCTTGGCGTGTGGCATGCCACGACAATCAAGGAAGATGATTATTTTACACCATCTAGCCCCGACAGTTCAGCCTCGAAATAG
- a CDS encoding inorganic diphosphatase yields the protein MADFNKILTPGDVDGGVINVVVEIPTGSSHKIEWNRELAVMQLDRVEPAIFAKPTNYGFIPQTLDEDGDELDVLLITNEPLPTGIFLEAKVIGVMKFSDDGEVDDKIVAVPADDRNTGNAINSLSDLPAQLIKQIEFHFNHYKDLKKPGTTTVQSWGDVEEAKSVIHESIERWNNQ from the coding sequence ATGGCTGATTTTAATAAAATTCTAACTCCTGGCGATGTTGATGGCGGCGTTATCAACGTTGTTGTTGAAATTCCGACCGGCAGCTCTCATAAAATTGAATGGAACCGCGAGCTTGCTGTGATGCAGCTTGACCGCGTAGAGCCTGCGATTTTTGCAAAGCCAACCAACTACGGCTTTATTCCACAAACGCTCGACGAAGATGGCGACGAGCTAGACGTTCTGCTTATTACGAACGAGCCGCTGCCAACGGGCATCTTTTTGGAAGCGAAAGTTATCGGTGTTATGAAGTTTTCTGATGATGGCGAAGTAGACGACAAGATTGTAGCGGTACCTGCAGATGACCGTAATACTGGCAACGCGATTAACTCGCTGAGCGACTTGCCTGCGCAGCTTATCAAGCAGATCGAATTTCACTTTAATCACTACAAAGACCTTAAAAAACCAGGGACAACAACTGTTCAAAGCTGGGGTGACGTAGAAGAAGCAAAGAGCGTTATTCACGAATCTATCGAACGCTGGAACAACCAGTAG
- a CDS encoding FKBP-type peptidyl-prolyl cis-trans isomerase: MATPKSQRIGIWIIAIVMMIGTLGSFAVMVLQSKNAQTDQAAQNKLYEEYQKQMEAEEKRTKELSDKYYATFKAYKNSPAVFDKESVGDNVITKDLKKGTGAVITKDTKYEAYYIGWNPRGKSFDSSFEGESLKAPFDTSVLSPIKGWTDGVIGMKVGGVRQLTIPSDLAYGETGSGDDIPPNTPIKFIVMIVNTK; the protein is encoded by the coding sequence ATGGCCACACCGAAAAGTCAGCGTATCGGTATTTGGATTATTGCTATCGTGATGATGATTGGAACGCTCGGATCGTTTGCTGTTATGGTATTGCAGTCTAAGAACGCGCAAACCGACCAAGCAGCGCAAAACAAGCTTTACGAAGAATACCAAAAACAAATGGAAGCCGAAGAAAAGCGTACGAAGGAACTTTCCGACAAATATTACGCTACATTTAAGGCATACAAAAACTCACCAGCAGTATTCGACAAAGAATCTGTTGGCGATAATGTTATTACCAAAGACCTGAAAAAGGGTACGGGAGCGGTAATTACTAAGGATACAAAATACGAAGCCTACTATATTGGGTGGAATCCTCGTGGTAAGTCGTTTGACAGTTCGTTTGAAGGCGAGTCGCTTAAGGCGCCATTTGACACCAGTGTCCTTAGTCCTATCAAGGGGTGGACCGACGGAGTTATTGGTATGAAAGTCGGCGGCGTGCGTCAGCTTACGATTCCATCGGATCTTGCATACGGCGAAACAGGAAGCGGCGATGATATCCCGCCAAACACGCCAATCAAGTTTATTGTTATGATTGTTAACACAAAGTAA
- the cyoD gene encoding cytochrome o ubiquinol oxidase subunit IV, translating to MQKTEFHSATVMPYVIGFLSAITLTLLAYFIVTMELLSGNMAAWVIMGLAAVQLMVQLVFFLHLGRDKKSRWNVASFYFMLIVLLIIVIGSLWIMENLNYNMMTPDQMNEHMLKESSKGF from the coding sequence ATGCAAAAAACAGAGTTTCACTCGGCGACAGTTATGCCGTATGTTATCGGATTTTTATCCGCTATTACCTTGACACTACTGGCCTATTTTATTGTCACCATGGAGCTTCTTTCGGGAAATATGGCAGCGTGGGTGATTATGGGGCTCGCCGCGGTGCAGCTGATGGTGCAGTTAGTGTTCTTTTTGCACCTCGGGCGTGATAAGAAATCGCGATGGAACGTTGCATCGTTCTACTTTATGTTGATCGTTCTTCTTATCATCGTTATTGGCTCGTTGTGGATTATGGAAAACCTCAACTACAACATGATGACGCCCGACCAGATGAACGAACATATGCTCAAAGAAAGTAGTAAAGGATTTTAG
- a CDS encoding glycerophosphodiester phosphodiesterase: protein MLIIGHRGAGGLAPENSLEALRAGVEADADILEFDVRLTKDKIPVLVHDFHTLRTHHDTSIISRHTLSELLERTQKQPIVPLADVLNEFFGKILLNIEVKGRGTGKVVAELIKANYAKRASDWNNILFSSFRGSELSTIREVSTHANLSLLHSENPFIFIAYHRKLRLSAVGFHRLYINRLAVEIAKRARLFTYAYTINRPHTALLLTQQGIDGIVTDRPDRILSEVKKHAD from the coding sequence ATGTTAATCATTGGACACCGTGGTGCGGGCGGCTTGGCCCCAGAAAACAGCCTCGAAGCGCTTCGGGCTGGCGTAGAGGCCGATGCTGATATTTTAGAGTTTGATGTTCGCCTCACCAAGGATAAAATCCCGGTATTAGTACATGACTTTCACACTCTTCGAACCCATCACGACACCTCAATCATTTCTCGCCATACACTAAGTGAGCTTTTAGAGCGCACACAAAAGCAGCCGATCGTTCCACTTGCCGACGTCTTAAATGAGTTTTTCGGCAAGATTCTTTTAAATATCGAAGTTAAGGGCCGCGGTACGGGCAAGGTTGTTGCCGAGCTAATTAAAGCCAACTACGCAAAGCGCGCCTCAGACTGGAATAATATTCTCTTCTCGTCGTTTCGCGGTAGCGAACTCAGCACCATCCGCGAGGTAAGCACCCACGCTAACCTTAGCCTGCTTCATAGCGAAAACCCATTTATTTTTATTGCGTATCACCGCAAATTACGGCTTTCGGCAGTAGGGTTCCACCGTCTGTATATCAACCGTCTTGCCGTTGAAATCGCAAAACGCGCTCGCCTGTTTACTTACGCCTATACCATCAACCGACCACATACTGCATTGCTTTTAACGCAGCAAGGTATCGACGGTATTGTTACTGATCGCCCTGATCGTATTTTAAGCGAAGTAAAAAAACACGCCGACTAA
- the cyoE gene encoding protoheme IX farnesyltransferase encodes MSTIKTYYSLTKPGVLYGNAITAAAGYLLASRGVIEWWLFLALCVGSTLVIASACVLNNYLDQDIDKVMARTKKRAIVSGEVSGRNAVIFSIVLGILGLAILIAYTNPLVVAIGVIGFVDYVVLYGMLSKRLSVHGTLVGSISGAMPILAGYCAATGAIDVGAFIVFAILFLWQMPEFYSIAIYRRKEYQKAGVPVISVMNGVESTKHQIIAYTVMFVVASLLLAILGYAGSTYLIVMAALGGYWIGLAFQGLKAKHADEWARRMFHFSLVILLVFCGLISVDAWLP; translated from the coding sequence ATGTCTACCATAAAAACGTATTATTCACTTACGAAGCCAGGAGTTTTATATGGTAATGCCATAACAGCGGCCGCAGGATACTTGCTTGCCAGTCGAGGGGTGATAGAGTGGTGGCTTTTCTTGGCGCTTTGTGTTGGGTCAACATTGGTCATTGCCTCGGCGTGTGTGCTCAATAACTACCTCGATCAGGATATCGATAAAGTTATGGCACGGACAAAAAAGCGCGCGATTGTTAGTGGGGAAGTCTCGGGCCGCAATGCGGTTATTTTTTCAATCGTACTTGGCATACTTGGGCTTGCGATTTTAATTGCCTATACGAATCCGCTTGTAGTAGCAATTGGGGTAATTGGGTTTGTTGATTATGTGGTGCTGTACGGCATGCTTTCGAAGCGACTTTCTGTTCACGGTACGCTAGTGGGTAGTATATCGGGTGCGATGCCTATTTTAGCGGGATATTGTGCTGCAACTGGCGCGATCGATGTCGGTGCGTTTATTGTTTTTGCAATTTTGTTTTTGTGGCAAATGCCCGAATTTTATTCGATTGCGATTTATCGACGAAAGGAATACCAAAAAGCTGGCGTTCCTGTGATATCTGTTATGAATGGTGTTGAGAGTACGAAGCATCAAATCATTGCGTACACTGTTATGTTTGTTGTTGCAAGTTTGCTACTGGCTATTCTTGGTTATGCTGGTTCGACGTATCTTATCGTTATGGCGGCGCTAGGTGGGTATTGGATTGGCCTTGCGTTTCAGGGCCTTAAGGCAAAACATGCCGACGAGTGGGCCAGGAGAATGTTCCATTTCTCGCTAGTGATCTTATTGGTATTTTGCGGGTTAATCTCTGTGGACGCCTGGTTGCCATAA